A single window of Flavobacterium sp. 140616W15 DNA harbors:
- a CDS encoding DUF3467 domain-containing protein, with translation MSNSNQQQEQINIELDEKIAEGIYSNLAIINHSSSEFVLDFVSIMPGIPKAKVKSRIVLTPQHAKRLLKAIGENIHRFEVAHGEIKETEQAPIPLNFGPAGQA, from the coding sequence ATGAGTAATTCGAACCAACAACAAGAGCAAATTAATATAGAATTAGATGAGAAAATCGCTGAAGGAATTTATTCCAACTTAGCAATTATTAATCATTCTTCTTCAGAATTTGTTTTAGATTTTGTAAGTATTATGCCAGGTATTCCTAAAGCCAAGGTAAAGTCAAGAATTGTCTTGACACCGCAACATGCTAAACGATTACTAAAAGCTATTGGAGAAAATATTCATCGATTTGAAGTCGCTCATGGCGAAATCAAGGAAACTGAACAAGCACCGATACCGCTTAACTTCGGTCCGGCAGGACAAGCATAA
- the lnt gene encoding apolipoprotein N-acyltransferase, which produces MAIGFIFGFGIGIGMFSWMIQGVSHYTGNSSLYGVCVCIISSIFLGLYFSILFWVIRMIWVTKVESNSTLFLNRICVAAIWAISEFVLAFVLQSFPLHYFRIGFPFVTNLYTIQLTSLGGLVLLSFLTVLINLFIADFFIQKKKIYLGCSFLILALMFVSGYIIFNTYTLDPVGKSFRVAIVSDNTNPETKWNSENGNTLANNYFQLCKDAAALRPDFIIWPETTIPWTYNVNDELLKEIIKISSSGNPIHVIGINNQDSIGKKLYNSIFYIDNQNKVNGIYNKQILLKGIEEPLGKFLVPFLTQEGFVLSKGESNQPIQTSFGKAGNLICNEVVVENSGVEQVENGANFFFNLSNDGWFKDNYISDLHFYYARLQAVENRKDICVANNCGVNAIINSDGVIVSEKKKLVIHWFLESFNQIAICQYLQNILYFFLCLLSFSYYYI; this is translated from the coding sequence ATTGCTATTGGTTTTATTTTTGGTTTTGGAATAGGAATAGGGATGTTTTCATGGATGATTCAAGGGGTGAGTCATTATACAGGAAATAGCTCTCTTTATGGAGTTTGTGTTTGTATTATTAGTAGTATTTTTTTAGGTCTTTATTTTTCTATTCTTTTCTGGGTTATTAGGATGATATGGGTAACAAAAGTAGAATCAAATAGTACATTGTTTCTTAATAGAATATGTGTAGCCGCAATTTGGGCAATTTCGGAGTTCGTATTAGCCTTTGTATTGCAGTCATTTCCATTGCATTATTTTAGAATTGGTTTTCCTTTTGTTACCAATCTTTATACTATTCAATTAACAAGTTTGGGAGGTTTGGTATTATTAAGCTTTTTGACGGTTTTGATAAATCTTTTTATAGCTGATTTTTTTATACAAAAAAAGAAAATTTATTTAGGTTGTAGCTTTTTAATTCTTGCTCTTATGTTTGTATCGGGGTATATTATTTTTAATACTTACACTCTTGATCCAGTTGGAAAATCTTTTAGAGTAGCTATTGTTTCAGACAATACGAATCCAGAGACTAAATGGAATAGCGAGAATGGAAACACATTAGCTAATAATTACTTTCAGCTTTGTAAAGATGCGGCGGCACTTAGACCAGATTTTATCATTTGGCCAGAAACAACAATACCATGGACTTATAATGTCAATGACGAATTATTGAAGGAGATAATAAAAATAAGCAGTAGCGGTAATCCTATTCATGTTATTGGAATCAATAATCAGGACAGTATTGGTAAAAAACTTTATAATTCAATTTTTTATATAGATAACCAAAACAAGGTTAATGGAATTTATAACAAACAAATTTTGCTTAAGGGAATTGAGGAACCATTAGGGAAATTTCTTGTTCCTTTTTTAACTCAAGAGGGTTTTGTTCTGTCAAAAGGAGAAAGTAATCAACCTATTCAAACTAGTTTTGGTAAAGCTGGTAATTTAATTTGTAATGAAGTAGTCGTTGAAAATAGTGGCGTGGAACAGGTTGAAAACGGTGCTAACTTTTTTTTTAACCTAAGTAATGATGGCTGGTTTAAAGATAATTATATATCCGATTTACATTTTTATTATGCTCGTCTTCAGGCTGTAGAAAATCGCAAAGATATTTGTGTTGCTAATAATTGTGGCGTTAATGCAATAATTAATAGTGATGGGGTAATTGTCTCAGAGAAAAAGAAACTGGTAATACATTGGTTTCTGGAGTCATTCAACCAAATAGCAATTTGTCAATATTTACAAAATATCCTTTATTTTTTCCTTTGTCTCTTATCCTTTTCATACTATTATATTTAA
- a CDS encoding T9SS type A sorting domain-containing protein, translated as MNKTILFTLLLANFYLANAYTRMSAYRWRNDNGDETTATWKAPLNTPLTIYNLDAIRLRVTVDDNNAPTGNSVTYQSNIQFSTDALNWKNLSDSGSPFTYVGSAYVADGSVTTKQISVTNSNNFEGGLFVSSNTNPARTLPSGNNIFTEYEFSIKPNAFISITDVYYFRVLSANKFEDAVLRYCSTQVALVNSPQNLSTNAKVQDLTAVGDNLKWYNQAEGGTELDPVTTLVTGKYYVSQTVSCESERTEVQVNVGSLGVDDHDLDFNGGLKVYPNPSSNDFSVDSKSNGTMVLFDLSGKTIQSQKMNSGTTTLDLGNAPKGVYLLKVTNENNQSKTVKLIRN; from the coding sequence ATGAATAAAACTATACTTTTTACATTATTGCTTGCTAACTTTTATTTAGCCAATGCATACACAAGAATGTCTGCTTACCGTTGGCGAAATGATAATGGAGATGAAACAACAGCGACTTGGAAAGCCCCATTAAACACACCTTTGACAATTTATAATCTTGATGCTATTAGACTTAGAGTTACTGTTGATGATAATAATGCTCCAACAGGAAATTCTGTAACTTATCAATCAAATATTCAATTTTCTACTGATGCTTTAAATTGGAAGAATCTTTCAGATTCTGGTTCGCCTTTTACTTATGTAGGGTCAGCTTATGTGGCCGATGGTAGCGTTACCACTAAACAGATTTCTGTAACTAATTCAAATAATTTTGAGGGTGGATTGTTTGTTAGTTCAAATACTAATCCTGCAAGGACTCTACCTTCAGGGAACAATATATTCACTGAATATGAGTTTAGTATTAAGCCAAATGCGTTTATTTCTATTACGGATGTTTATTATTTTAGAGTATTGAGTGCAAATAAGTTTGAAGATGCTGTTCTTCGTTATTGTTCTACTCAAGTAGCTTTGGTGAATTCTCCGCAAAATCTAAGCACTAACGCAAAAGTTCAAGATTTGACAGCTGTTGGTGATAACTTAAAATGGTATAATCAAGCTGAAGGTGGTACTGAATTGGATCCGGTAACTACACTAGTAACTGGTAAATATTATGTTTCCCAAACGGTCTCTTGTGAAAGCGAACGTACAGAAGTACAGGTTAATGTTGGTTCTCTAGGCGTAGATGATCATGATTTAGATTTTAATGGTGGTTTAAAAGTGTATCCTAACCCATCAAGTAATGACTTTTCTGTAGATAGCAAATCAAACGGTACAATGGTTTTATTTGATTTGTCAGGAAAAACTATTCAGTCTCAAAAAATGAATTCTGGTACAACTACACTTGATTTAGGTAATGCACCAAAAGGGGTTTACTTATTAAAAGTAACAAATGAGAATAATCAATCTAAAACAGTTAAATTGATTAGAAATTAA
- a CDS encoding peptide chain release factor 3: MSFLKEIQRRRTFGIISHPDAGKTTLTEKLLLFGGAIQEAGAVKNNKIKKGATSDFMEIERQRGISVSTSVLAFNYKDKKINILDTPGHKDFAEDTFRTLTAVDSVIVVIDVAKGVEEQTEKLVAVCRMRKIPIIVFINKLDREGKDAFDLMDEVEQKLGLTVTPLSFPIGMGYDFQGIYNLWEQNINLFSGDSRKNIEETIAFSDVQNPELEKIIGQKPADRLREELELIDEVYPKFDRQDYLDGKLQPVFFGSALNNFGVRELLDCFVTIAPSPRPKESETRLVEPTEEKMTGFVFKIHANMDPKHRDRLAFIKIVSGTFERNKPYYHVRQKKNLKFSSPNAFFAEKKEIVDISYPGDIVGLHDTGNFKIGDTLTEGEVMSFKGIPSFSPEHFRYINNADPMKAKQLDKGIDQLMDEGVAQLFTLEMNNRKVIGTVGALQYEVIQYRLEHEYGAKCTYENFPVHKACWVKPDDAKNDEFKEFKRIKQKFLAKDKYGQLVFLADSDFTIQMTQNKYPSVKLFFTSEFE, from the coding sequence ATGAGCTTTTTAAAAGAAATACAACGTAGGAGAACATTTGGAATTATTTCGCATCCCGATGCTGGTAAAACAACATTAACTGAAAAACTATTGTTATTTGGTGGTGCTATTCAGGAGGCTGGTGCAGTAAAAAACAATAAAATAAAAAAAGGAGCTACGAGTGATTTCATGGAAATTGAGCGTCAGAGAGGAATTTCGGTTTCTACCTCTGTATTGGCCTTTAATTATAAAGATAAAAAAATCAACATCCTTGATACACCTGGACACAAGGATTTTGCGGAGGATACTTTTAGGACTTTAACCGCTGTAGATAGTGTAATTGTAGTAATTGACGTTGCTAAAGGGGTTGAGGAACAAACGGAGAAATTAGTTGCTGTATGTAGAATGCGTAAAATTCCGATTATTGTTTTTATAAACAAATTAGATCGTGAAGGTAAAGATGCATTTGATTTGATGGATGAAGTAGAACAAAAATTAGGTTTGACTGTAACTCCATTAAGTTTCCCTATTGGTATGGGATATGATTTTCAAGGAATCTACAACCTTTGGGAACAAAACATCAATTTATTTAGTGGAGACAGCCGTAAAAACATTGAAGAAACCATAGCTTTCTCTGATGTACAAAACCCTGAACTAGAAAAAATCATTGGTCAAAAACCTGCTGATAGGCTACGTGAAGAATTAGAATTAATTGATGAAGTCTATCCTAAGTTTGATCGTCAGGATTATTTAGATGGAAAATTACAACCTGTATTCTTTGGTTCTGCTTTAAATAACTTTGGAGTACGCGAATTATTAGATTGTTTTGTTACAATTGCTCCTTCTCCAAGACCAAAAGAATCTGAAACACGTTTGGTTGAACCTACCGAAGAAAAAATGACCGGTTTTGTATTTAAAATACATGCCAATATGGATCCTAAACATAGAGATCGTTTAGCATTTATAAAGATCGTTTCTGGTACTTTCGAAAGAAATAAACCGTATTATCATGTACGTCAGAAAAAGAATTTAAAATTCTCTAGTCCGAATGCTTTTTTTGCTGAGAAAAAAGAAATTGTAGACATTTCATATCCTGGTGATATTGTTGGTCTGCATGATACAGGAAACTTTAAAATTGGAGATACATTAACTGAAGGTGAAGTAATGAGCTTTAAAGGAATTCCTAGCTTCTCTCCTGAGCACTTTAGATACATTAATAATGCCGATCCGATGAAAGCTAAGCAATTAGACAAAGGAATCGATCAATTAATGGATGAAGGTGTTGCGCAATTGTTTACTCTAGAAATGAATAACCGTAAGGTTATCGGAACTGTTGGTGCACTTCAGTATGAAGTAATTCAATATCGTTTGGAACATGAATATGGTGCAAAATGTACGTATGAAAATTTCCCTGTTCATAAAGCTTGCTGGGTTAAACCTGATGATGCTAAAAATGATGAATTCAAAGAATTTAAACGTATTAAACAAAAATTCTTAGCAAAAGACAAATACGGTCAATTGGTATTTTTAGCTGACTCAGACTTTACAATACAAATGACTCAAAATAAATACCCAAGTGTGAAATTATTTTTCACTTCTGAATTTGAATAA